A segment of the Halovivax limisalsi genome:
CCAATCCAGCGAGTCTCACGGGAAGCGAGTGCACTGGTCGCACTCGCCCGAACGCACGATATCGACGTCCGCGTCGACAGCGAGTACGTTCCTGATGCGCTCTACGACGAGGGCCACTATCCGCTGTGTGGAGACTAACCGAGAGTACGTTTTTCGTTCGAATTCACCCCGACAAGAACCAAGAATTCACTCCAGTCCCGACACGACCTCCTCCGGCTCGACGTCGAAGTCACCGCCCCAGGCGAGTTCGGGGGAGCCGCCACCGCCGCCGCCGAATTCCTCCGTCAGTGCCCGGAGGATTGCCGCTGCATCCGCGTCCTCGCCCGCCGCGACGACGGCGAACGGCGACTCTTCCTCGCCGGCGACCACCACGACGTCGGCCACCTCGCCGGCCGTCTCGCGCGCGACCTCGCCCGCTTCGTCGGCGTCGACGCCGCCGGCCGTCGTGGCCACCCAGGTGCGCCCGTCGCGTTCGAACGCCTCGGCGCCCTCGATCCTGGTTCTGACGAGTTCTCGCTGGAGCGTGTCGACCGAGTCGGCCAGTTCCGCGCGTTCGGTTTCGAGTCGCGAGAGCTCGCCCGTGGCCTCGCCGAGCGGGACGCCGAGCTGGCGGCTCGCGGCGAACGTCACGCGTTTTTCCGTCGCGCGCCGGTCGATCGCCCGCGGCCCGACGGCGAGTTCGACCCCGACCCGCCCCGGTCGCGGCTGCGTCGCGCCGAGGATCGTCACCGGCCCGATCTCGCGGGTGTTCCTGACGTGGGTCCCTGCGCAGGCGGCGGCGTCCCAGGTATCACTCGCCGCGTTGATCGTGTTTGCCCCGCCGCTGTCCGCGTCGCCGATCGTCACCACGCGAACGCGGCCCTTCTCGAAGGCGCCGTCGTCCGTCGCCTCGGAGATGGCGATATCGTCCGTTTCGCGCGCCTCAGCGACGGGGATCGAATCCCAGGAGACGGACCGGGACTCCCAGACCACCTGGTTGAGCAGTTCGTCGAGTTCGACGAGCGCGTCGTCGTCGACGGCGTCGTTCGTCTCGACGTCGACGCGAGCGCGCTCGGCCCCGATCTCGACGCCCGCGTAGGCGACGTCGTTGAGGACGCGACGGGCCGCGCCGTAACAGACGTGACACGCGGTGTGGGCGCGCATGCAGTACATGCGCGTCTCCCAGTCGATCGAGCACAGGACGCTGTTTCCCGCCCGAAAACGGGGCTCGTCCGAGAGGACGTGGACCACCTCGCCGTCTTCGAAGCGGACGTCGGCGACGGGGACGTCGCCGATCGTCCCCTGATCCGCCGGCTGGCCGGCGCTCGCAGCGAAGAAGTGCGTCGTCTCGAGCCAGACGCGACGGCCGTCGACGGCCGCCACCGTCGATTCGAACCGCGTTCCGTACGGTTCGGCAGCGGCCCGTTGGGGGCTCATCACTGCTCAGTGGGAGGGGAGGCGATAAAAATCTGCTCGCCGCGACCGTTCCGCTGGAAGACAGGTTCGCCACCAGAGTTCGGCGTCAGCGCACCACCTCGCTTCGTCCGGCTCACTCCGCGAGTTCGACGTCGAGTCGTTCCTCCAGCGCGTCGATCAGCCCGCCGCCGATGCCGGCCTGCGTCGCTCGCCCCTGTTCGATCGCCAGGAGATCGGATTCGGGAACCCCGAGGTCCTCGGCCAGTTCCTCCCGGGTGAGTCCCGCGTCCTGTCTGGCAGATTCGAGGACGTCACCGTACTCCGATACCAGGTAGGGCAGCGGGTCGTCGTCGTAGTTCGTCCCCTCGCGCTCCCAGTGCTCCGAGTCGCCGTCCCAGACGGGCGTCGCCTTCGCGACGTTCTGGGCGGCCTTCTTCTTTCGATTCCGCTCGTCTCGGTCGTTCGATCCGGACGACGACGTCGATCCCTTGGATCCGTCGCCGTGTGTCGCACAGCCGGGACAGACCGACAGCCGCGCCCCCGCCACCGTCTCCTCCGTGAGCGAGTCGCTCTCGGTCCCGCAGAGTTCGCACGTGGTTCCACCGCCGCCCCCGGTGGACCCGGTCGAGTACTTGGCCATGCGGGTAATTCGGCGCTCCGGCATTTGAATGGCCCGCCTCCACCCACCCCGGGGCGCCCGGAAAAGAACACGTTTTTATATCGACCCCCGGGTAGGATTTGGTGCGGAGTGCACAGCGAGCGTGGGTAGCCAAGCTAGGCCAACGGCGCAGCGTTGAGGGCGCTGTCCCGTAGGGGTCCGCCGGTTCAAATCCGGTCCCACGCATCGCATGCGTCGCCGAAGGCGACGAAACGCGAGGCGGGGCGCGCGGAACCGTTCCGGTTCCGCGTTTCGGTCGAACGGGCGCGAAGCGCCCGTGAAACGCCGCCGAGCGTCGATGCAGGTGGAGTCCCTTGGGACTGCACCCACGCACCATCTTCCTACCAAGGCAATATTGAACAGCGACGGCGCTGTCCCGTCGGGGTCCGCCGGTGAGCAGTCGCGATCGCGACTGCGAACGTCGTCACGAAGCGAAAGCGGAGTGACGGAAGTTCAAATCCGGTCCCACGCATCGCATGCGTCGCCGAAGGCGACGAAACGCGAGGCGGGGCGCGTGGAACCGTTCCGGTTCCGCGTTTCGGTCGAATGGGCGCGAAGCGCCCGTGAGACGCCGCCGAGCGTCGATGCAGGTGGAGTCCCTTGGGACTGCACCCACGCACCAACTTACTCTCGACGTCACCCGGACAGCGACGGCACCGTCAGTTCGGCGGCGAACCCCCGTCCGGATGGTCGGTGCGTTCGCCGTCGAATCGCCGTCGGAGTCGATACGCCTTCGGCGTCGGTACGTTTTCGACCGTGGAATACGACGCTCGAACGATGGTCTGGACGACGAGGGGACCGCGGCCGGCGTATTGCCCGACCTGCGGCGACGGACTCGGATCGACGGTCGTCGACGGCTCCTCGGTTCCGTACTGCGAGGCGTGTGAGCGGCGATTCTTTCGCAATCCGGTGCCGCTGGCGCGCGTCGCGGTCGTCGACGGTGCATCCGTCCTGCTCATCGAGCGGGGTGCCGGGGCGGATATCGGCGCGTGGGCATTGCCCGGCGGGCACGTCGACGCGAACGAATCGCTGTCGAACGCGGCCGCGCGCGAACTCGAAGAGGAGACTGGCGTTCGTGTCGCTCCCGACGCGCTGTCACTTCTGGGAACGGGGTATCTCGAATTCGACGACGGGCACTCGCTGGTGTCGATCAACTACGCCGTGGCGCGCGAGGCGACGACGGGAGAGATCGTGGTCGGCGGCGACGCTGCCGACGCCCGATTCGTCGCCAGGGAGGCGATCGTCGACGATCCGCCGCGGGTGCGAGCGTCGGGACCGAAACAACTGCTTCGGGCGATCGACGAGCACGGATCGGTGGGCCCCGCCTAACCGTCCCAGTTCGTCAGGGCTCGCCGTTCGCGTCGGTGTCGCTGACCATCTGGATCCGCTCGATGCCGTCGATCTCCTCGACGATCTCGACGACGGCGTCGGGGACGAGCGACTCCCAGTCGCCGTCCTCGGTCATGCGCTCGCGGACCTCGCTGCCTTCGAGCACGCCCCGGTTGTACATCGGCGACTGGCGCACTTCGACGCCCGCCTCGCGAAAGAGCTGGATGACGAGCGGGTTGTTCGAGTACGCGACGTCGAAATCGGGGCTCATGCTCTCGACGTGGCTCACCCAGACGGAGTTGCGTTCCAGATCCTCGATGGGGACGGCGTAGGTGACGAGGTCGAAGTCGGCGAGGCTCTTGGTGAGCATCATGATGCGTTCGCCCGCGGTGAACGGGTTTCGCGCCGTGTGGGAGGCGTCCGCGCTGCCGATGCCGAGGACGAGTTCGTCGACGTCGGCGGCGATCCGCTCGACGACGCTGTAGTGGCCGTCGTGAAACGGCTGGAAGCGGCCGATGTAGATGCCTCGCTTCATGCGACGTAGATGCCCCGCGCCATACCGAGGCCGATGCGCGCGTCTCGCATAAGGGTGGCGAGGCCGGCCCGCTCTCCGGGGTTGTCGAATTCGGCCGTTAGAGAGCCGGAGGTGGCTGTAAACAGCCGAACCCGAGGGAGAAAGTATATCAGTGGCAATCCCCTCGATTCAGGTAGCAACTAGCCCCGTATGAGTAACGACACGAACGACGATGGCCCTCCCGACGGGGAGGACGAGGAACGCACCGAGGAGGAGGCCCCGGTGCGTGACGAGACTCCCGCAGATCAGGGGGCGTCATCCAACGACGACGAAGTGTCAGAGGCAGTCGACGACGGGTCGAGGACCGACAGGGACGCCGGGTCAGACGGCTCGGTGACGGATCCGGTCGACGAGACTGACGTGGACGAATCAGACGACGAGTCGACGGCGTCGGCTGACCGACCGACCGAAGCGGACGACCGATCGACCGAATCGGGAGCGGAATCGTCCGACTCGATCCGGATCGCGGATTCGGTGAGCGAGTCCCGCACCGAGGCGGACGACGAAGCCAGCACCGACGACGATGCCGAAGGTGACGACGGGGCGAAGACCGACGACGGCGGGAGCGAGTCGACCGCCGGCTCGTCCGATACCACCTCGTCGCAGATCGCCGACAGCGTCTGGGCCGCGGTCGACCAGCAGGAGCGCCAGGAGCCCGACGACGGCGACGACGCGGACGACGGCTGGGACGACGACGAGTGGGACGACGAGCCGACCGGTGACGACGAGATCGAGACGGTCGAGACGCTCGACGACCTCGGGAGCGAGGTCGAAGTCGACGAGCAACTCGAGATCGACGAGGACGAGGAGGACAACTTGCTCGGCGGCCTCCAGATCGACTCGACGGACGACATCGAGGTGCCCGACCGGCTGGTCGATCAGGTGATCGGCCAGGACGAGGCCCGGGACATCATCATCAAGGCGGCCAAGCAGCGCCGGCACGTGATGATGATCGGCTCGCCGGGGACCGGCAAGTCGCTGCTGGCGAAGGCGATGAGCCAGCTCCTCCCGCAAGAGGAGCTCCAGGACGTCCTCGTCTACCACAATCCGGACGACGGGAACGAGCCGAAGGTCCGGACCGTCCCGGCGGGCAAGGGCGAACAGATCATCGACGCCCACAAAGAGGAAGCCCGAAAGCGCAAACAGATGCGCTCGATCCTCATGTGGGTCATCATCGCCATCGTGGTGATCTACGCGTTCATCAGTGGGCCCCTCCTCCTCGGCATCATCGCCGCGGTAGTCATCTGGCTGTTCTTCCGCTACACCTCCCGCGGGATGGACGCGATGGTCCCGAACATGATCATCGACAACTCGGACCAGCGCACGGCGCCGTTCGAGGACGCGACCGGCGCCCACGCTGGCGCGCTGCTGGGCGACGTCCGCCACGACCCGTTCCAGTCCGGCGGCATGGAGACGCCGAGTCACGACCGCGTCGAACCCGGCTCGATCCACAAGGCCAACAAGGGCGTGCTGTTCGTCGACGAGATCAACACGCTCGACATCCGCAGCCAGCAGAAGCTGATGACGGCCATCCAGGAGGGCGAGTTCGCCATCACTGGCCAGTCCGAGCGCTCCTCGGGCGCGATGGTCCAGACCGAGCCGGTCCCGACGGACTTCATCATGATCGCGGCGGGCAACCTGGACGCGATGGAGAACATGCACCCCGCGCTGCGCTCGCGCATCAAGGGCTACGGCTACGAGGTGTACATGGACGACACCATCGAGGACACGCCCGAGATGCGACGCAAGTACGCCCGATTCATCGCCCAGGAGGTCGAGAAGGACGGCCGGCTGCCCCACTTCGATCGCGAGGCGATCGAGGAAGTCATGCTCGAAGCTCGGCGCCGGGCGGGTCGGAAGGGCCACCTGACGCTCCTGCTTCGCAACCTCGGCGGACTGGTCCGCGTCGCGGGCGACATCGCCCGCGCAGAGGGTCGGGACTACACCACGCGCGAGGACGTCCTCCAGGCGAAGAAGCGCTCGCGCTCGATCGAGCAGCAACTCGCCGACGACTACATCGACCGGCGCAAGGACTACGAGCTGCAGGTCAACGAGGGCGGCGTCGAGGGCCGCGTCAACGGCCTCGCCGTGATGGGCGAGGATTCGGGCATCATGCTCCCCGTCATGGCGGAAGTGACGCCCGCGCAGGGCCCCGGCCGCGTCATCGCGACCGGCCAGCTCAAGGAGATGGCCCAGGAGTCCGTCCAGAACGTCTCCGCGATCATCAAGAAGTTCTCGGACGAGGACCTCTCGACGGGCGTCCCCGGCTGGGAGGAGGATCGCTACGGGGCGAGCGACTACCCCGACTCCTCGCTCACCGGCAAGGACGTCCACATCCAGTTCGTCCAGGCCGGCCAGCAGGGCGTCGACGGCGACTCGGCCTCGATCACCGTCGCGACCGCCGTCATCTCCGCGCTGGAGGACGTCCCCGTCGACCAGTCGGTCGCGATGACCGGCTCGCTCTCGGTTCGGGGCGACGTCCTGCCCGTCGGCGGGGTGACCCACAAGATCGAAGCCGCCGCCAAATCCGGCATCAAGACGGTTATCATCCCGAAGGCGAACGAGCAGGACGTCATGATCGAGGACGAGTACGAGGAGATGGTCGAGATCATCCCGGTCTCGAACATCAGCGAGGTGCTCGACGTCGCGCTGATGGGCGAGCCCGAGAAGGACTCGCTGCTCGATCGCCTCAAGTCGATCACGAACACGGCCTTCGACGGACAGGTGAGCGGGCGGGGCGGCTCGAATCCGAGTCCGCAGTAACGGATGGTCGACTGGGTGACGTTCGCGGCGATCGTCACCCTGCTGACCGTTGCGATGGCGTTTCTCTCCGTTCGGACCCAGCAGACGTTGCGACCCGTCGGACAGAGCGATCCCGACGGACGATCCCCGCGGGCGAGGAACGAATCGGATCCGAACGGCGACCACGGTTCGCCGACCGACCGCTCGGAATCCGCCGGTGACGGCGGCGTCGGCACCGACTCGAACGACGCGGAGTCGGACGGTCCTGACTCGATCGGCCCAGAGCCGGACGGGGTCTCCGCCAATTCTCTCCTCGACGAGATCGACGAACCGACGTTCGGACCGGACGAGTCGACGCCCGGACCCGACGAATCGAATACTCGAGCCGCCGGCCGGGGGCGCGGTACCGGCGGAGAGCAGGTCGTCGCGTACGTGGGACCGACCCCGGTGACGAGACGGAGTTTGCTGTTGAACGTCGCTGCGACGCAAGCGCTGTTTCTCGCCCTCGTCGTCGGCGTGATCGTCTACGCGGAGGTTCCGGGCGGATCGCTCGGACTGGTCGGCGGCGCCGACGATGGCCTCGTCGGACTCGGTGCCGGCCTGGGGTTGTACGGCGCGAGCGAGGTCGGCGGTCGGCTGGCTCGTCGCCTCGGCGTCGACCACGACGAGTGGTTGCGCGAGAGTCTCGCGCCGACGAGCGCCCAGGGATGGGCGGGGCTCCTCGGGATCGTCTTACCGGTCGTCGCGCTCTTCGAGGAGTTGCTCTTTCGCGGCGTGTTGATCGGGGCGTTCGCCGCCGGCTTCGGCGTCTCGCCCTGGGTGCTGGCGATCGGGTCGTCGATCGTCTTCTCGCTCGGCCACGGCATCCAGGGCCGGGCCGGGGTCGTCGTCACCGGCGTCCTCGGCTTCGTGCTCGCGGCGGTGTTCGTCTCGACCGGCAGTCTCCTGACCGTCGTGGTGGCCCACTACGTCCTGAACGCCTGCGAGTTCGTCGTCCACGAGGGGTTCGACGTCGACCCGCTCGGGTGACTGGCGAGCGAGCAGGGTACCAACCGACGTCGTGCGTGAAAGGCACCCGGCTGGGTCGGACCGACCCAGCGACGGACTGACGGACCAAAGCACCCGGGTGTAACCGGGGCGAGTGACTCGCCGTCGTATGCAGACGTTACAGGAGGCGCCGGAGCGGATCCAGCAGCTGATGCTGTGGCGGTCGTGGGATACTTCGTCGTCTGGATCGCCGCGGTCGTCACCGAGTCGGCGGCGCCGCTCGTGGCGAGCGAGATCTTCTTCGGCCTTATCGCGCTGGGCGTCGGCGTCGTGTTGCTGCGACGGGCGCCACCGACCGAGCGGGTGTTACGCGTCCGGCGGACTGCTGGCGCTCGGCGGGCTGAGTCAGCTCTTGGACCTGGCCCTGCAGTTTGGCGGGGTCGACATCCCGATCCTCTACTCCCTCTCGACGGCGGCCATCTTCGCGGGCGTGGGCGGGTACGTCTACGTCGTCTGGGTGCGTCGCTAGAGCCCTTCCAGCGACCGGAGCTTCTGTTCGATCGCGGGCGGCGCGGCGCTCGGACCGTCGCGGACGCGGTGATCGGGAATGAGGAGCGGGGCCGGGTTCTCGTCGAGGGCCGTGCGGACGACGATCAGGTCGTCCTCGTCGTCGGCGTCGAGACCGGGGGTGAGCCCGGCGAGTTCGGCGACGTCGATCCCCGTCCCGTACTCGAGGTCGCGGACGCGTTCGAGTACGGCCCGCTGGTCGGTCGGGACCGTTAGCGCGATCGACACGTCGTCGAAGTCGACCGCGGCTACGCCGTCGAGGTACTCGAGAACGCGATCGAGGATCGGGTGGTCGTCCACGGCGTCCTCGGGCGGGAGCTCGGGGAACGAGACGCTGATGACCCGGCCGCTCGCGATGCCCACCTGGACGTACCGCTCGAGGTACGGCGACTCGACGGCGTAGATGCCCGCGTCTTCCATGTCCGAGCGAAAGCGGGCGAGCGCCTTGAAGATTCGGCTCGTCCCGACCAGTCGGTCGCCCCCGCGCCAGACGATTCGTCGCCGGTCGGTGGACCGCGATACCGCGCCGTCGTCGCCTCGCTTCCCATCGAAAGTGAGTCGGCCTTCCCGGCGGAATCGAGGCGAGCGCGGTCGTAACGCGCAAGGCTTATGTACAAACCAGTACATCGATGTACGATAATGACTGATTCGAACGTGGCACCGGCCGTCCGATCGATCCTCGAGACGGCCAGGAATCGAACGCCGCCGACCGACGACTCCGTGTCCGTGACTCCCCGGTCCCTCCCAGACGCGATCACGTCGGCCGACGCCGACGGTCGCGTCCCGATCGTCGCGGAGGTCAAACCGACGAGTCCGACGACCGACGGCGTCCGCGAGGACGACCCGGTCGACCTCGCCCGCCGGATGGTCGACGGCGGGGCGAGCGCCATCTCGGTGCTGACCGAGCCCGACCACTTCGGCGGCTCGCCGGCGACGCTGGAACGAGTGCGCTCGGCCGTCGACGTCCCCGTCCTCCGAAAGGACTTCGTGCTGGAAGAAGCCCAGCTCGACCGCGTCGCGGCCGACGTGATCTTGCTGATCGCGCGCTTCGTCGACGATCTCGCCGATCTGCTCGCGGCGGCCCGCGAGCGCGGGTTCCAGGTGCTCGTCGAGGTCCACACGCGCGACGAGCTTCGCGAGGCGCTGGCGGCCGGCGCCGCGTTCGTCGGCGTCAACAACCGCGATCTGGCCGCGCTCGAGGTCGATCTATCGACGTTCGAACGGGTCGTAGGGGCGGCCGGGGGCGACGCGACCGCGAACGAGTCTCCGACGTCCGGCCCCGCCGAAGGACTCGCGGACGTCACGCTCGTGGCCGAGAGCGGAATCTCGACGCCGGCAGACGTCCGCCGCATGCGCCGAGCGGGGGCCGACGCCCTGCTGGTCGGCAGCGCGATCATGGGCGGCGACGTCGAGGCGAACACCCGGCGACTGGTCGAGGCCGGGCGAGCGGGGAACGGGCGGCCCGAGGACGAGCCATCTGACGCCGGCCCGGAGTCTCGTTCGGGGAGCGACCCGGAGGTGGACGTCGCATGACCGACGCCTCGATCGGCCGACGCGAGGCGGTGGCCGACGCCGACGGCCGCTTCGGCCCCTACGGCGGCCAGTACGTCCCCGAGGCGCTGGTGCCCGCGCTAGCCGAACTGGTCGACGCCCACGAGCGCTACGTGCTGGACAACGAGGACGGCTTTCGCGACGAACTGCGCGAGCACCTGCGGACCTTCGCCGGCCGGCCGACGCCGCTCCAGCGGGCGGACGCCCTGAGTGAACGCTACGGCCGCGAGATCTACCTCAAGCGCGAGGATCTCGTCCACGGCGGCGCGCACAAGCTGAACAACGCCCTCGGGCAGGTCCTCCTGGCGAAGTACATGGGCAAAGAGCGCGTCATCGCCGAGACCGGCGCCGGTCAGCACGGCACCGCGACGGCGATGGCCGCGGCCCACCTGAATATGCCCTGCGAGATCTACATGGGCCGGGTCGACGTCAACCGCCAGCGACCCAACGTCTACCGGATGCGGATGAGCGGCGCCGAGGTGACCCCCGTCGACGCGGGCAGCGCGACCCTCAAGGAAGCCATCAACGAGACGATGCGCGACTGGGCGGGCAGCGTCGAGACGACCCACTACGCCGTCGGGTCTGTCGTCGGGCCGCACCCCTTCCCGGCGCTGGTCCGGGACTTCCAGGCCGTCATCGGCGAGGAGATCCGCGAGCAGATTCGCGACGAGGCCGGACGCCTCCCGGACGACGTCGTCGCCTGCGCCGGCGGCGGTTCGAACACGATGGGGACGTTCGCCGCGTTCGTTGGTGACGAGCGGCCTGACGACGCAGATTCCGAAGCTGACGCCACCGCGGACGTCGCCCTCCACGCCGTCGAGGCCGGCGGCTCCGACCTCGGCATCGACGAGGCGTCCGGCGTGGCGCCGAACTCGGCGTCGCTCTCGACCGGCACCGAGGGCGTCCTCCACGGGGCGCTGACCAAGCTCCTCCAGACCGAGGACGGCCAGGTCGTCGAATCCCACAGCGTCAGCGCGGGGCTGGACTACGCCGGCGTCGGGCCCGAACTGGCCGAACTGGTCGACCGGGGCCGAGTGCGTCCGGCGACGGTCGACGACGACGCGGCGCTCGCGGCGTTCCATCGCCTCTCGCGACTCGAGGGTATCATCCCGGCGCTCGAATCGAGTCACGCGCTCGCGTACCTGGAGGAGACCTGCGGGCCGGACGCCGACGCGTCGGGCGAGGGCGGCGGCGACGGGTCTGACAGGGACGACGACGGGTCGGGCAGGGACGACGCGCTCGGCGACCTCGTCGTCGTGACCGTCTCCGGTCGGGGCGACAAGGACCTGGAGACGGTTCTGGAGGAGACCGACAAACGCGACATCCCGACCGCGCCCGACGTGGAGGTGTTCGACGGATGAGCGCCGACGGGCGCGCCGTCGAGACGGACTCGGCGATCGAGGCGGCGATCCGCGAGGGCTACCCGGCACTGATCCCCTACCTCACCGCGGGCGATCCAGACCTCGAGGCGACGAAGCGCTACGTCGAGGCGCTCGACCGCGGCGGCGCGGACGTGATCGAACTCGGCCTGCCGTTCTCGGAGCCGATCGCGGAGGGGCCGACGATCCAGTCGGCGATCGCCCGCGCGCTCGAGGCGGGGACGACGCCCGACTCGTTCTTCGACCTCGTCGACTCGCTCGCGGTCGAGGCGCCGCTGGTCGTGATGACATACACCAACCTCCTGATGCAGTACGGCCCGGCCGATTCCGGCACCGACGTCACCCCGTTCGTCGAGCGGGCCGCCGCAGCCGGTCTCGACGGCGTGATCATCCCGGACCTGCCCGCGTCGGAAGCGGGGAGCGTGCGCGAAGCGTGCGAGGCCGCGGGGCTGGACCTGATCGCCATCGTGGCGCCGACGACCGAGGGCGAGCGCCTCGAGACGCTGCTCGCGACGACGAGCGGGTTCGCGTACGTCCAGGCGCGACTGGGGACGACCGGCGCGCGGACCGACGTCTCGACGGCGACCCACGAGAGCCTCGAACGCCTCGAGGACGCGGACGTCCCAGCGGCCGTCGGCTTCGGCGTGAGCGAACCCGAACACGCCCGCGAGATCGTCGCCGCCGGCGCCGACGGGGTCGTCGTCGGCAGCGCGCTGGTCGAGCTGGCGGCCGCGAGCGACGAGCCCGAACGCGACCTCCAAGCGACGGTGCGCGAACTCAAACGCGGGGCGGTTGCGGGCGCCGCGACGGATGCCACGGAGAGGCCAGACGATGAGTGACCTGGCGACCAGAATCCGGCGAGGTGGTGAGCCTGCATGACGATCGGACGCGACGCGCGACTCGACCGGCTCCGTACGGACGATCGGTACCTGATCGTCCCGATGGATCACGGCATCACCCTCGGCGCCGTTCGCGGGCTGGCCGACATCGAGTCGACCGTCGACGCCGTCACTCGCGGCGGCGCCGACGCCGTGCTGACCCAGAAGGGACTGGCCCCGCGGGTCCACCCGAACCGCAACGGCGCGGGCTACGTCGTCCACTGCAACGCCTCGACGGTCCTTGGCCCCGACAGCAACGACAAGCGCCGCACCTGCAGCGTCGAGGAGGCCGTCCGGGCGGGCGCCGACGCCGTCTCCTTCCACCTGAACGTCGGCTCGAACCACGAGCCCGACCAGCTGACCCAGCTGGCCGAGCTGACCGGCGACGCGGATCGGCTGGGGATTCCCGTCCTCGCGATGGCCTACGCGCGCGGACCGGACCTCGAGGGCGACGAACCCGACGCGCTCGGCCACGCCGTCCGCCTCGCCGAGGAGGTCGGCGCCGACGTGGTCAAGACGGGCTACAGCGGCGACCCGGAGAGTTTCGAGTCGGTGATCGACGACACCGCGCTCCCGGTCGTGATCGCCGGGGGTTCCCGCGGGGACGACCGCGAAACGCTCGAGATGGTTCGGGGCGCGATGGACGCGGGCGCCGCGGGCGTGTCGATGGGCCGGTCGATCTTCCAGCACGACGATCCCGGGGCGATCACGCGCGCGGTCTCGGCCGTGGTGCACAAGAATGTAGAAATAGATACCTCGTTAGAAAAGGTAGAAGTGAATCATTAGATGACGAGTTAACGTTGCCACCTAATATTACGATTTCCA
Coding sequences within it:
- the trpB gene encoding tryptophan synthase subunit beta, coding for MTDASIGRREAVADADGRFGPYGGQYVPEALVPALAELVDAHERYVLDNEDGFRDELREHLRTFAGRPTPLQRADALSERYGREIYLKREDLVHGGAHKLNNALGQVLLAKYMGKERVIAETGAGQHGTATAMAAAHLNMPCEIYMGRVDVNRQRPNVYRMRMSGAEVTPVDAGSATLKEAINETMRDWAGSVETTHYAVGSVVGPHPFPALVRDFQAVIGEEIREQIRDEAGRLPDDVVACAGGGSNTMGTFAAFVGDERPDDADSEADATADVALHAVEAGGSDLGIDEASGVAPNSASLSTGTEGVLHGALTKLLQTEDGQVVESHSVSAGLDYAGVGPELAELVDRGRVRPATVDDDAALAAFHRLSRLEGIIPALESSHALAYLEETCGPDADASGEGGGDGSDRDDDGSGRDDALGDLVVVTVSGRGDKDLETVLEETDKRDIPTAPDVEVFDG
- the trpA gene encoding tryptophan synthase subunit alpha, yielding MSADGRAVETDSAIEAAIREGYPALIPYLTAGDPDLEATKRYVEALDRGGADVIELGLPFSEPIAEGPTIQSAIARALEAGTTPDSFFDLVDSLAVEAPLVVMTYTNLLMQYGPADSGTDVTPFVERAAAAGLDGVIIPDLPASEAGSVREACEAAGLDLIAIVAPTTEGERLETLLATTSGFAYVQARLGTTGARTDVSTATHESLERLEDADVPAAVGFGVSEPEHAREIVAAGADGVVVGSALVELAAASDEPERDLQATVRELKRGAVAGAATDATERPDDE
- a CDS encoding 2-amino-3,7-dideoxy-D-threo-hept-6-ulosonate synthase, with the protein product MTIGRDARLDRLRTDDRYLIVPMDHGITLGAVRGLADIESTVDAVTRGGADAVLTQKGLAPRVHPNRNGAGYVVHCNASTVLGPDSNDKRRTCSVEEAVRAGADAVSFHLNVGSNHEPDQLTQLAELTGDADRLGIPVLAMAYARGPDLEGDEPDALGHAVRLAEEVGADVVKTGYSGDPESFESVIDDTALPVVIAGGSRGDDRETLEMVRGAMDAGAAGVSMGRSIFQHDDPGAITRAVSAVVHKNVEIDTSLEKVEVNH